One window of Mediterraneibacter gnavus ATCC 29149 genomic DNA carries:
- a CDS encoding class I SAM-dependent methyltransferase, with product MSTELEKYYNKFCEEKRLTRRHGYVEYVTSMKYIHEYLPQGKKETIKILDVGAGTGRYSVQLAGEGYDVTAVELVKYNLGILKSKKSSVKAYQGNALNLSRFEADQFDMVLVFGPMYHLYTKEDKVKALKEAKRVVKPGGIILVAYCMNEYSILTYGFKEGHMKESIRNQKVDDSFHVRSKEEDLYDYVRIEDIDAIDQAAGVKREKLIAADGPANYMRTVLNAMDEETYQLFIQYHLSTCERKDLLGASAHTLDIVRK from the coding sequence ATGAGTACAGAACTGGAAAAATATTATAATAAATTTTGCGAAGAGAAGAGGCTGACCAGAAGGCACGGGTATGTGGAGTATGTGACATCTATGAAGTACATCCATGAGTATCTGCCTCAGGGGAAGAAGGAAACGATCAAAATTCTGGATGTGGGAGCCGGTACAGGGCGTTATTCGGTACAGCTTGCCGGGGAAGGCTATGATGTGACGGCAGTGGAACTGGTAAAATACAATCTGGGGATTTTAAAATCCAAAAAGAGCAGTGTAAAAGCTTATCAGGGAAATGCCTTAAATCTGTCCCGGTTTGAAGCGGATCAGTTTGACATGGTACTGGTATTTGGTCCGATGTATCATCTGTATACAAAGGAAGATAAAGTAAAAGCGTTAAAAGAGGCAAAACGTGTGGTAAAGCCGGGTGGGATCATTTTAGTGGCATATTGTATGAATGAGTACAGTATTTTGACGTATGGATTCAAAGAAGGACATATGAAAGAGAGCATCCGGAATCAAAAAGTGGATGATAGTTTTCATGTGCGATCGAAAGAGGAGGATTTGTACGATTATGTTCGAATCGAGGATATTGACGCCATTGACCAGGCGGCTGGCGTAAAGCGGGAAAAACTGATCGCGGCGGACGGGCCGGCGAACTATATGCGAACCGTTTTAAACGCCATGGATGAGGAGACGTATCAGTTGTTTATCCAGTATCATTTGTCCACCTGTGAGCGGAAAGATCTGCTGGGGGCAAGTGCGCATACACTGGATATTGTCAGAAAGTAA